One part of the Phoenix dactylifera cultivar Barhee BC4 chromosome 4, palm_55x_up_171113_PBpolish2nd_filt_p, whole genome shotgun sequence genome encodes these proteins:
- the LOC103721470 gene encoding brefeldin A-inhibited guanine nucleotide-exchange protein 5 → MAGAAGGFVTRSFESMLKECSAKKYATLQTAILTYLDNMKEINREPAPDEKNHAVTSAGDESTRADGDEIMYEENAMGGPPSDSAIDEATVNPVENSEPLTTALACAGHILEGRQAELVLQPLRLAFETKNIKLVEPALDCLHKLIAYDHLEGDPGLEGGKNAPLFADILTMICGSIDNSSSDSTILQVLKVLLTAVASTRFRVHGEPLLGVIRVCYNIALNSKSPINQATSKAMLTQMISIIFRRMESDPVSMSSSSVVHTNVASASCANSDNGEISLDDQDEKKITLGDALSMTRTNEASPASFEELQNLAGGADIKGLEAVLDKAVQMEEGKKISRGIDLESMNVGQRDALLLFRTLCKMGMKEESDEVTTKTRLLSLELLQGLLEGVSQSFTKNFHFIDSVKAYLSYALLRAAVSSSPIVFQYATGIFSVLLLRFRESLKGEIGVFFPLIILRSLDSSDSPISQRTSVLRMLEKACKDSQMLADLFVNYDCDLEAPNLFERMVNALSRIAQGTLSTDPNSVSASQSASTKGSSLQCLVSVLKSLVDWEKLQKVSEKHRSIIQSLEEDVLLRDRLTADESKSREDGLNQFEKAKAHKSTLEAAISEFNRKPAKGIEYLLSNKLVENTASSVAHFLKNTPSLDKAMIGEYLGQHEGFPLAVMHAFVDSMKLSGLKFDTAIRKFLKGFRLPGEAQKIDRIMEKFAERYCADNPGLFKNADTAYVLAYAVIMLNTDAHNPMVWPKMSKSDFIRMNTVSDAEEHAPKELLEEIYDSIVKEEIKMKDDMSDAAKSSRQRPETEERGRLVSILNLALPRRKSVTDTTTESEKIIKQTQALFKNQGAKGGIFHTAQQVELVRPMVEAVGWPLLATFSVTMEEGDNKPRILLCMEGFRAGIHITRVLGMDTMRYAFLTSLVRFTFLHAPKEMRSKNVEALRTLLVLCDMETDALQDTWNAVLECVSRLEFITSTPAIAATVMQGSNQISRDSVLQSLRELAGKPAEQVFVNSVKLPSDSIVEFFTALCGVSAEELKQTPARVFSLQKLVEISYYNMARIRLVWARIWSVLAQHFIAAGSHHEEKVAMYAIDSLRQLGMKYLERAELTNFTFQNDILKPFVILMRSSRNEKIRSLIVDCIVQMIKSKVGSIKSGWRSVFMIFTAAADDDLESIVESAFENVEQVILEHFDQVIGDCFMDCVNCLIGFANNKSSPRISLKAIALLRICEDRLAEGFIPGGALKPVDAGLETNFDVTEHYWFPMLAGLSDLTLDPRSEVRNCALEVLFDLLNERGHKFSSAFWESIFHRVLFPIFDHVRHAGRDGFVSSGDDWLRETSIHSLQLLCNLFNTFYKEVSFMLPPLLGLLLDCAKKTDQTVVSISLGALVHLIEVGGHQFSDSDWDTLLKSIRDASYTTQPLELLNSLGFENSKNQTILSKDSDANRGSSPSFKGIHHDSNGGGKALDQASLSSDSETFGMNNNATKLRDNYQETDIQANLEESEGFPSPSGRVQKPAEAANFHQSQTFGRRIMGNMMDNPLIRSFTSKSKSRTDVPLPLSPLKIPDADEPIPDNDDGEENPMMETVRGKCVTQLLLLGAIDSIQVRYWSKLKAPQKIAIMDILLSLLEFAASYNSSSNLRVRMHHIPPERPPLNLLRQEIAGTSIYLEILHKSTTVSDSKSGKYVNSNGVPTERASTNDANHGEDVNAEEKLRSFAEEKLVSFCGQVLKEASDLQPSTGEVASADVHRVLDLRAPVIVKVLKGMCCMDNQIFRKHLREFYPLITRLVCCDQMDVRGALGDLFSKQLTTLLP, encoded by the exons ATGGCCGGCGCGGCCGGGGGTTTCGTCACCCGCTCCTTCGAGTCCATGCTCAAGGAGTGCTCCGCGAAGAAGTATGCGACGCTTCAGACGGCCATTCTGACTTATCTCG ATAATATGAAGGAGATAAACCGGGAGCCCGCTCCTGATGAAAAGAATCATGCAGTGACTTCAGCAGGGGATGAGAG TACCAGGGCTGATGGGGATGAAATCATGTATGAGGAAAATGCTATGGGAGGTCCACCATCAGATTCAGCTATTGATGAGGCCACTGTTAACCCCGTGGAGAATAGCGAACCTCTTACAACAGCTTTAGCATGTGCCGGGCACATTTTAGAAGGGAGGCAAGCTGAACTTGTCTTACAACCACTTAGGCTTGCATTTGAGACAAAGAACATCAAACTCGTGGAGCCTGCACTTGACTGTCTTCAT AAACTCATTGCTTATGATCATTTAGAAGGTGATCCTGGTCTAGAAGGTGGTAAAAACGCCCCACTGTTTGCCGATATTCTTACAATGATCTGTGGTTCCATTGATAATTCTTCATCAGACAG TACTATTCTCCAAGTCTTAAAAGTGCTTCTTACTGCTGTGGCATCAACAAGATTCAGAG TGCATGGAGAACCGCTGCTGGGGGTGATCAGAGTATGCTATAACATTGCCCTCAACAG CAAGAGTCCTATAAATCAGGCAACCTCAAAGGCTATGTTGACCCAAATGATCAGCATTATTTTTAGGAGAATGGAATCTGATCCG GTCTCCATGTCATCCAGCAGTGTTGTGCATACTAATGTTGCTTCAGCTAGCTGTGCAAACTCAGATAATGGAGAAATTTCTCTAGATGACCAAGATGAGAAAAAAATCACTCTAGGAGATGCGTTATCCATGACCCGCACAAATGAGGCATCTCCTGCATCTTTTGAGGAGCTACAAAACCTGGCTGGTGGTGCTGATATCAAG GGCCTAGAGGCTGTCCTTGACAAGGCGGTCCAAATGGAGGAAGGGAAAAAAATATCACG TGGTATTGATCTTGAGAGCATGAATGTCGGACAACGTGATGCCCTTTTGCTGTTTCGAACCCTTTGCAAG ATGGGCATGAAGGAAGAGAGTGATGAGGTTACGACTAAGACTAGACTTTTATCTCTTGAGCTTTTGCAG GGTTTACTGGAAGGAGTGAGCCAATCTTTTACCAAAAACTTCCACTTTATCGACTCGGTCAAAGCATatctttcttatgctttattGAGGGCTGCTGTTTCTTCTTCCCCAATTGTATTTCAG TATGCAACTGGAATCTTCTCTGTGCTTTTGCTGCGTTTCAGAGAAAGTCTTAAG ggaGAAATTGGTGTCTTCTTCCCCTTGATAATCCTGAGGTCCTTGGATAGCTCTGATAGTCCGATCAGTCAAAGAACAAGTGTTCTCcg GATGCTTGAGAAAGCATGTAAGGATTCACAAATGCTTGCAGACTTATTTGTTAACTATGATTGTGACCTCGAGGCTCCAAACCTTTTTGAGCGCATG GTCAATGCCCTGTCAAGAATAGCTCAGGGAACTCTGAGTACAGATCCCAACTCAGTTTCTGCATCTCAATCTGCTTCTACTAAAGGCTCGTCTCTTCAG TGCCTGGTGAGTGTGCTGAAGTCATTGGTTGATTGGGAGAAACTACAAAAAGTATCTGAAAAGCACAGAAGCATTATCCAGTCACTTGAGGAAGATGTTTTGCTTAGGGATCGCCTTACTGCTGATGAGTCAAAGAGCCGGGAAGATGGACTCAATCAGTTTGAGAAGGCAAAAGCTCATAAATCGACTCTGGAAGCTGCAATTTCAGAG TTCAACCGTAAACCAGCCAAGGGGATAGAATATTTATTGTCAAATAAGTTGGTCGAAAATACGGCTTCATCAGTAGCCCACTTCTTGAAGAATACTCCTAGCTTGGATAAG GCCATGATTGGTGAATATTTGGGTCAGCATGAGGGATTCCCTCTCGCTGTCATGCATGCTTTTGTAGATTCCATGAAGTTATCAGGTTTGAAGTTTGATACTGCAATTCGTAAATTTCTTAAAGGGTTCAGGCTTCCTGGAGAAGCACAGAAGATTGATCGCATTATGGAGAAGTTTGCTGAGCG TTATTGTGCTGATAATCCAGGGCTTTTTAAGAACGCAGATACTGcatatgttcttgcatatgcaGTTATAATGTTGAATACTGATGCACACAATCCAATGGTGTGGCCTAAAATGTCGAAATCAGATTTCATACGTATGAATACTGTAAGTGATGCAGAAGAGCATGCCCCAAAGGAGCTTCTAGAGGAGATATATGATTCTATTGTCAAGGAAGAGATAAAAATGAAGGATGATATGTCTGATGCAGCCAAAAGCAGCAGGCAGAGGCCGGAAACAGAAGAAAGAGGCCGTCTTGTTAGTATTCTTAATTTAGCTCTTCCTAGAAGAAAGTCAGTGACTGATACAACGACAGAGAGTGAAAAAATCATTAAGCAAACACAGgctcttttcaaaaatcaagggGCAAAAGGGGGTATTTTCCATACAGCTCAGCAGGTTGAACTTGTCAGGCCAATGGTGGAGGCTGTAGGATGGCCGTTGCTAGCAACATTTTCGGTCACTATGGAGGAAGGTGACAACAAGCCGAGGATTCTTCTTTGCATGGAAGGATTCAGAGCTGGTATACATATCACACGTGTTCTTGGGATGGATACCATGCGTTATGCTTTTTTGACATCCCTAGTTCG ATTTACATTTCTACATGCTCCGAAGGAAATGCGTAGTAAAAATGTGGAAGCATTACGAACCCTGCTTGTTCTATGTGACATGGAGACAGACGCCTTACAGGATACTTGGAATGCTGTTTTGGAATGTGTTTCAAGGCTAGAATTTATTACTTCAACCCCGGCGATTGCTGCAACGGTGATGCAGGGTTCAAATCAAATATCAAGGGATTCAGTTCTTCAATCTCTCAGAGAGTTAGCTGGAAAACCTGCTGAGCAAGTGTTTGTAAATAGTGTGAAGTTGCCTAGTGATTCCATTGTAGAGTTTTTCACTGCTCTCTGTGGTGTGTCTGCTGAAGAATTGAAACAAACACCTGCCCGTGTCTTCAGCTTACAGAAGCTAGTTGAGATAAGCTACTATAATATGGCTCGTATACGCCTG GTGTGGGCCAGAATATGGTCCGTTTTGGCTCAGCATTTCATTGCAGCTGGGAGTCACCATGAGGAAAAGGTTGCTATGTATGCTATTGATTCATTGAGGCAGCTTGGTATGAAGTATTTGGAGCGAGCTGAACTCACCAACTTCACCTTCCAGAATGATATTCTGAAACCATTTGTTATTCTTATGCGTAGTAGTCGCAACGAGAAAATTCGTAGCCTGATTGTTGATTGCATTGTTCAG ATGATTAAATCAAAGGTAGGTAGTATAAAATCAGGTTGGCGAAGTGTTTTCATGATCTTCACTGCAGCTGCTGATGATGATCTTGAATCAATTGTTGAAAGTGCATTTGAAAATGTTGAACAGG TTATCTTGGAACACTTTGATCAGGTTATTGGTGACTGCTTTATGGATTGTGTCAACTGTCTCATTGGTTTCGCCAATAACAAAAGCTCTCCCCGGATAAGTTTGAAGGCTATTGCTCTTCTCCGTATTTGCGAAGATCGCCTTGCAGAG GGATTTATTCCTGGTGGAGCCCTTAAACCAGTGGATGCTGGTCTAGAGACAAACTTTGATGTGACTGAACATTATTGGTTTCCAATGTTGGCTGGGTTATCTGATTTAACACTAGATCCTAGATCAGAAGTTCGAAACTGTGCGCTTGAGGTGCTATTTGATTTGCTGAATGAGAGAGGTCACAAATTCTCTTCAGCTTTCTGGGAGAGCATTTTTCATCGTGTACTTTTTCCTATATTTGATCATGTGCGGCATGCTGGAAGGGATGGTTTTGTTTCTTCTGGAGATGATTGGCTTCGTGAAACTAGCATCCATTCACTTCAGTTGCTCTGCAACCTGTTTAATACATTCTATAAG GAGGTCTCTTTCATGCTTCCACCTTTGCTGGGTTTACTTCTGGATTGTGCCAAGAAGACAGATCAAACTGTTGTTTCAATTTCTCTTGGAGCTTTAGTGCACCTCATAGAAGTTGGGGGTCATCAGTTCAGTGACAGTGATTGGGATACTTTACTAAAGAGCATTAG AGATGCCTCGTACACGACTCAACCCCTCGAGCTTCTCAATTCATTAGGATTTGAGAACTCAAAGAACCAAACAATACTTTCAAAAGATTCGGATGCCAACAGAGGCAGCAGTCCCTCTTTTAAGGGCATCCATCATGATAGCAATGGAGGAGGAAAAGCCTTGGATCAAGCATCTTTAAGTTCTGACAGTGAAACTTTTGGAATGAATAACAATGCTACAAAATTGCGGGATAATTATCAAGAAACAGATATCCAAGCCAACTTGGAGGAATCTGAAG GCTTTCCATCACCATCAGGAAGGGTGCAAAAACCTGCTGAAGCCGCTAACTTCCATCAAAGTCAAACATTTGGTCGAAGGATAATGGGGAATATGATGGACAATCCTTTGATAAGAAGTTTCACTTCCAAATCAAAGAGCCGTACAGATGTTCCTCTGCCACTTTCACCTTTAAAG ATCCCTGATGCTGACGAGCCTATTCCTGATAATGATGATGGTGAAGAGAACCCAATGATGGAGACGGTCAGAGGAAAATGTGTCACTCAACTATTACTATTAGGTGCCATTGATAGTATACAG GTAAGATACTGGAGCAAGTTAAAAGCCCCTCAGAAGATTGCAATAATGGACATCTTGTTGTCTCTCTTGGAGTTTGCtgcttcatataattcatcaTCAAACCTTAGAGTGCGAATGCACCATATACCCCCAGAAAG GCCACCTTTAAATCTTCTTCGCCAGGAAATTGCAGGAACTTCTATTTATTTGGAAATTTTACATAAATCAACCACAGTATCTGATAGCAAAAGCGGCAAATATGTAAATTCTAATGGTGTTCCCACTGAGAGAGCATCAACAAATGATGCAAACCATGGTGAAGATGTAAATGCAGAAGAGAAGCTCAGGAGCTTTGCAGAAGAGAAATTAGTTTCTTTCTGTGGACAGGTTCTCAAAGAGGCTTCCGATCTCCAGCCTAGTACAGGGGAGGTTGCTAGTGCAGATGTTCATCGTGTACTTGATTTAAGAGCTCCAGTTATTGTTAAG GTGCTCAAAGGAATGTGTTGTATGGATAACCAGATATTCAGGAAGCATCTTAGAGAATTTTATCCATTAATTACCAGACTTGTTTGCTGTGATCAG ATGGACGTTCGTGGAGCTCTTGGAGATCTCTTCAGCAAACAGCTTACCACCCTTTTGCCATAA